The following coding sequences lie in one Methylotenera versatilis 301 genomic window:
- a CDS encoding sigma-54-dependent transcriptional regulator, which yields MNQQKRILAVDDEPHMRRLLEISLRQAGYQPVVAENGKEALTILRNDNIDLVVSDLHMPVMDGLKLLEALRAENIDTPVIIVTAQGEISSAVQAMKLGASDYILRPFDLETLEIAISRALSVTRLKVENQFLRDEAGQIGKSLIGESPAIRKVHQAISQVAAEKATVLIAGETGTGKELVARAIHQQSPRKNALFIAVNCAAIPSEMLESELFGHERGAFTGAVKERIGKFELADGGTLFLDEVTEMPIALQAKLLRALQEGTIERLGSNRQLNVDIRVVAATNRDPMQAIKEGKLREDLYYRLNVFRIDLPPLRDRLSDIKILAAHFLKKRNVSIDENAASLLENYAWPGNIRELENVLERAAIVCSGPLIRAENLPVDMIKKINPIAPLLTNTNDLSNPRLSLSLPDAVQSIEIQIISEALTQANGNKSRAAKLLEISERSLWYKLSRYHLTDQ from the coding sequence ATGAATCAGCAAAAACGCATACTCGCTGTTGACGATGAACCTCACATGCGGCGCCTGTTAGAAATTAGCCTACGCCAAGCAGGTTACCAACCTGTAGTCGCAGAAAATGGCAAAGAAGCACTCACGATATTACGAAATGATAATATCGACTTAGTCGTAAGCGACTTGCACATGCCTGTGATGGATGGCTTAAAACTGCTAGAAGCCTTACGCGCAGAAAATATCGATACTCCAGTGATTATTGTGACTGCCCAAGGTGAAATTTCCTCAGCAGTACAAGCCATGAAATTAGGCGCTTCTGATTATATTTTACGGCCATTTGATTTAGAAACTCTTGAAATTGCCATTAGTCGAGCACTTTCCGTGACTCGATTAAAAGTCGAAAATCAGTTTCTGCGTGATGAAGCTGGGCAAATTGGCAAAAGCTTAATCGGTGAAAGTCCAGCCATTCGTAAAGTACATCAGGCCATTTCCCAAGTAGCCGCTGAAAAGGCTACCGTACTGATTGCAGGTGAAACAGGTACGGGTAAAGAGCTTGTAGCACGTGCAATTCATCAACAATCCCCAAGAAAAAATGCGCTCTTTATTGCCGTAAATTGTGCTGCAATTCCATCTGAAATGTTGGAGTCTGAACTATTTGGCCATGAGCGCGGCGCATTTACTGGTGCAGTTAAAGAGCGTATCGGTAAGTTTGAGCTGGCTGATGGCGGCACTTTGTTTCTGGATGAAGTGACTGAAATGCCAATTGCTTTACAAGCCAAGCTGCTTCGCGCTCTGCAAGAAGGCACCATTGAGCGATTGGGAAGTAATCGACAATTGAATGTAGACATTCGGGTGGTGGCTGCAACCAATCGAGACCCCATGCAAGCGATCAAAGAAGGTAAATTACGTGAGGATTTATATTACCGCCTGAATGTATTCCGTATTGACTTACCACCTTTACGCGACAGGTTAAGCGACATCAAAATACTGGCGGCGCATTTTCTAAAAAAACGCAATGTGAGTATTGATGAGAATGCAGCCAGCCTGCTAGAGAACTATGCCTGGCCTGGCAATATTCGTGAGCTAGAAAATGTGTTGGAACGTGCAGCCATCGTTTGTAGTGGTCCATTAATTAGGGCAGAAAACTTACCTGTCGATATGATTAAGAAAATAAACCCCATAGCTCCATTATTAACAAACACAAATGACTTATCCAACCCAAGGCTATCACTCTCATTACCCGATGCAGTGCAATCTATAGAGATACAAATAATTTCAGAGGCACTGACACAAGCTAATGGTAACAAAAGTCGTGCAGCAAAATTGTTAGAAATTAGCGAACGTTCACTTTGGTATAAATTAAGCCGCTATCACTTAACAGATCAATAA
- a CDS encoding cbb3-type cytochrome oxidase subunit 3: protein MDITTLRIAATIISFIVFVGILIWVWRNRNTSDFKEAANLPFKED, encoded by the coding sequence ATGGATATAACCACACTGCGCATTGCTGCGACAATCATTAGTTTTATTGTGTTTGTTGGCATTCTCATCTGGGTTTGGCGAAATCGAAATACTTCAGACTTTAAAGAGGCAGCTAACCTGCCTTTTAAAGAAGATTAA
- the ubiM gene encoding 5-demethoxyubiquinol-8 5-hydroxylase UbiM: MATNADVVVIGAGPAGLCFAKSLADSGLHIIIIERQSEHSLSSPAFDGREIALTHHSAALMRELGIWSHISPDAISPLKDARVFNGSSLFSMDIGHSDTQKTELGYLISNHLIRKAAYDAVNSASAISLRTDVEVTNIKTDVSSSRITLNNGEIIQAKLLIGADSRFSETRRAMGIAADMHDFGKTMMVCVMEHPISHEHTAWEWFDYGQTLALLPMNGLRSSVVITLAPDEMNPLMKMDEEDFNREVSARFNHRLGAMRLVSTKHAYPLVTVYPKRLIGQRFALIGDAAVGMHPVTAHGFNFGLKGVATLSSEIKAAIAAGKDFASYPLLLRYEQKHRRDTRPLFLATHAIAKIYSSNSPPARLFRAGALRLGNRIAPFKRAVAGFLADAR; the protein is encoded by the coding sequence ATGGCGACTAATGCAGATGTTGTTGTCATAGGTGCTGGTCCAGCCGGCTTATGCTTTGCGAAGTCGCTTGCTGACTCAGGTTTACACATAATCATCATTGAGCGCCAATCTGAACATAGCTTATCTTCCCCTGCTTTTGATGGTCGTGAAATTGCGCTAACCCATCATTCAGCAGCACTCATGCGCGAGTTAGGTATATGGTCGCATATATCGCCTGACGCAATTTCACCTTTAAAAGATGCACGTGTTTTTAATGGCTCATCACTATTCTCAATGGATATTGGTCATAGCGACACACAGAAAACTGAGCTAGGCTATTTAATTTCAAACCATCTTATTCGCAAGGCAGCATACGACGCAGTAAATTCAGCCTCAGCTATCAGCCTTAGAACAGATGTAGAAGTCACTAACATCAAAACTGATGTTAGTAGCAGCCGAATTACGTTAAATAACGGTGAGATAATTCAAGCTAAGTTATTAATAGGTGCTGACAGCCGATTCTCAGAAACGCGTCGGGCAATGGGCATCGCTGCGGACATGCACGACTTTGGTAAAACCATGATGGTCTGCGTGATGGAGCACCCTATTTCGCATGAGCACACGGCATGGGAATGGTTTGATTATGGGCAAACTTTGGCATTGCTACCTATGAATGGGTTGCGCTCATCTGTGGTGATTACATTAGCCCCAGACGAAATGAACCCTTTAATGAAAATGGATGAAGAAGATTTTAACCGTGAAGTTTCAGCCAGATTCAACCATCGGCTTGGTGCAATGCGCCTAGTTTCAACCAAGCACGCTTATCCATTAGTCACGGTATATCCCAAGCGCCTTATCGGGCAACGTTTCGCATTAATAGGTGATGCTGCGGTTGGTATGCACCCAGTCACTGCGCATGGCTTTAATTTTGGTTTAAAGGGCGTTGCAACTTTGTCGAGTGAAATCAAAGCAGCGATTGCAGCAGGCAAAGACTTTGCTTCCTATCCACTACTTCTGCGATACGAACAAAAACATAGACGTGACACGCGCCCACTGTTTCTTGCTACTCATGCCATTGCTAAGATTTATAGCAGCAATAGCCCGCCAGCACGACTATTCAGAGCCGGCGCATTACGCTTAGGTAATAGGATTGCACCGTTCAAGCGTGCAGTGGCAGGTTTTCTAGCCGACGCGCGCTAG
- the ccoG gene encoding cytochrome c oxidase accessory protein CcoG codes for MKKAPSNTKAEVTIPLNEVVISLYESEDKIYPRSVSGFFTQWRWVMIWLTQLFFYGVPWLEWGHRQALLFDLEAKRFYIFKLVLYPQDLIYLTAILIISALSLFLFTAIAGRLWCGYACPQTVYTEIFLWIEKKIEGDRAARMKLDAAGMSSKKLSRKAAKHFVWIAFALWTGFTFVGYFTPIRELAHAVVNVSLGPWETFWVCFYGFATYGNAGFMREQVCKYMCPYARFQSAMFDDDTLIVTYDEARGEPRGGRSRKAEVNTKALGSCIDCSLCVQVCPTGIDIRDGLQYECIGCGACADVCDTVMDKMGYERGLVKYSTQNALTNNWSHQQMFKRILRPRVLIYSAVLLLLITGLLASLWFRTPFRVDIMRDNAVMGRLSDDGMLENVYRMQIMNGTEETQHYRINVTGLKGLEIDAKDTKETQGDKNKVISKESESAENAKQANENDHTFMVKPTESRWVIVALKVPDGAAESGSHKIQFVIEAIESKETVTEKSVFLVPR; via the coding sequence ATGAAAAAAGCACCAAGCAATACAAAAGCAGAAGTAACGATTCCTCTAAATGAGGTCGTGATTTCTCTGTACGAATCGGAAGATAAAATCTATCCTCGCAGCGTTTCAGGCTTTTTCACTCAATGGCGTTGGGTGATGATTTGGCTGACCCAGCTCTTCTTTTACGGTGTGCCTTGGTTAGAATGGGGTCACCGCCAAGCGCTGTTGTTTGATCTTGAAGCCAAGCGCTTTTATATTTTTAAATTAGTCTTGTATCCGCAAGATTTGATTTATCTCACTGCAATTCTAATTATTTCAGCATTGTCATTATTCCTATTCACTGCGATTGCTGGTCGCTTATGGTGTGGCTATGCCTGCCCTCAAACCGTCTATACGGAAATATTTCTTTGGATAGAGAAGAAAATTGAAGGTGACCGTGCGGCACGCATGAAACTTGATGCAGCGGGGATGTCTTCTAAAAAACTCAGCAGAAAAGCTGCTAAACATTTTGTTTGGATTGCATTTGCATTGTGGACTGGCTTTACTTTCGTAGGTTACTTCACGCCAATTCGTGAGCTTGCACACGCTGTGGTCAACGTAAGTTTAGGTCCATGGGAAACGTTTTGGGTTTGCTTCTACGGTTTTGCTACTTACGGTAACGCTGGCTTCATGCGCGAGCAAGTCTGCAAATATATGTGTCCATACGCACGCTTTCAAAGCGCCATGTTTGATGACGATACGCTCATTGTCACTTATGATGAAGCACGTGGCGAACCTCGTGGTGGGCGCTCACGTAAGGCTGAAGTCAACACCAAGGCATTGGGTTCTTGTATAGATTGCAGCCTTTGTGTTCAGGTTTGCCCTACAGGCATTGATATTCGAGATGGCTTGCAGTATGAATGCATCGGTTGTGGTGCATGTGCAGACGTATGCGATACTGTCATGGACAAAATGGGCTATGAGCGTGGCTTAGTGAAATACTCTACGCAAAATGCGCTAACAAATAATTGGTCTCATCAACAAATGTTTAAGCGCATACTCCGTCCGCGCGTACTCATTTACTCCGCAGTGCTTCTGCTACTCATTACTGGCTTATTAGCAAGCTTATGGTTCAGAACCCCATTCAGAGTTGATATCATGCGTGACAACGCTGTAATGGGGCGCTTAAGTGATGACGGTATGCTAGAAAATGTCTACCGCATGCAAATTATGAATGGTACAGAAGAAACACAGCATTATCGTATCAATGTAACGGGCTTAAAAGGTCTTGAAATAGACGCGAAAGATACTAAAGAAACTCAAGGCGATAAAAATAAAGTCATAAGTAAAGAGTCTGAATCTGCAGAAAACGCCAAACAAGCCAATGAAAATGATCATACATTTATGGTCAAACCTACAGAGTCACGTTGGGTTATTGTTGCCTTAAAAGTGCCTGATGGTGCCGCCGAGTCTGGCTCGCATAAAATTCAATTTGTAATTGAAGCCATTGAAAGCAAAGAAACTGTCACTGAAAAATCTGTTTTTCTAGTGCCTAGGTAA
- a CDS encoding FixH family protein, which produces MEKLDSKPWWKYGYVWLVIGGPLVVVIASFITLYLAITRPDAVIDDYYRKGMEINKTLSAERDSMAPAMQARNNAATGIKPIENQ; this is translated from the coding sequence GTGGAAAAATTGGATTCAAAACCTTGGTGGAAATATGGCTATGTTTGGCTAGTGATTGGAGGGCCTTTAGTGGTCGTTATTGCCTCTTTCATTACTTTATATCTAGCCATTACACGACCTGATGCTGTGATTGATGATTACTATCGTAAAGGGATGGAAATTAACAAAACACTAAGCGCTGAACGCGACAGTATGGCTCCTGCCATGCAGGCTCGCAACAACGCAGCTACTGGCATTAAGCCAATAGAAAATCAATAA
- the ccoO gene encoding cytochrome-c oxidase, cbb3-type subunit II: MSNNETKSGFSHEKIETNNFLMIVLILLTVAFGGLVEIVPLFFQKSTTEPITGLQPYTALQLAGRDIYTREGCYNCHSQMIRPFRAETLRYGHYSVAGESVYDHPFQWGSKRTGPDLARVGGKYSDDWQRIHLNNPRDLVPESIMPAYPWLEKTLVDADAMPAHMRALRTVGVPYTDAQIASAVEDVKGKTEQDALVAFLQVLGIHLK, from the coding sequence ATGTCAAATAATGAAACGAAAAGTGGTTTTAGCCACGAAAAAATTGAGACCAATAACTTCCTGATGATTGTGCTGATTTTGCTCACAGTTGCGTTTGGTGGTTTAGTGGAAATCGTTCCACTGTTCTTTCAAAAATCAACAACAGAGCCTATCACTGGTCTACAGCCATACACGGCATTGCAATTGGCTGGTCGCGACATCTACACGCGTGAAGGTTGCTACAACTGCCATTCACAAATGATTCGTCCATTCCGTGCTGAAACATTGCGTTATGGTCACTACTCAGTAGCTGGTGAATCAGTGTATGACCACCCTTTCCAATGGGGAAGTAAACGTACTGGTCCAGATTTAGCACGTGTTGGTGGTAAATATAGTGATGATTGGCAACGTATTCACTTAAACAACCCACGTGATCTTGTGCCTGAATCTATCATGCCTGCGTACCCATGGTTAGAAAAAACCCTTGTTGATGCCGATGCAATGCCAGCGCATATGCGTGCGCTTCGCACTGTAGGCGTACCTTACACTGACGCTCAAATTGCGAGTGCTGTAGAAGACGTCAAAGGTAAAACTGAACAAGATGCTTTGGTTGCGTTCCTGCAAGTTTTAGGTATTCACTTGAAATAA
- a CDS encoding sensor histidine kinase yields MLRKALPIRFILLGAFLLVGLLPTMLVTGMAFFEARGALKTEIKHDTQTRATATVDEIDRIMFERLHNTASWSQLEIMQDVRIDDLDKRLSKFLSDLKYSYHDIYHELYVVDNKGIVIASSNAESIGKQSPHYSDWLSTKIQGNNIHIAPIMQEQLKISADIKDAFDGNKLGTLVTVFNWSQITNILEGAVSGRSGAALLDGNNKVLSMTTHWSDIQTKEKLSTSSKSKGYQGYNGFKWHVVIAEYRLDALAPIQQMAYIFIGLLIATIILASLIAFPVATALTQPLVKLTAFANNFIREPSNALPPSTSNLVEPVEITALSNAFSKMINDLERSKENLTRAAKLAVVGEMAAAMSHEVRTPLGILRSSAQVLLREPNISEEGHEVCGFIISETERLNKLVSALIDSARPRLPDFKHTDLAELAQQCVAMLRMQAENKKIELICEANEKAIALCDVEQITQVLLNLLLNAIQVLQDNGKIILKVTSSIDQVLITVSDNGPGIPVEHRNQVFEPFFSKRRGGIGLGLAIVKQIVMANHGNISVHQSNLGGAEFRLQLPVDIAV; encoded by the coding sequence ATGCTTAGAAAAGCCTTACCGATACGCTTTATTCTACTTGGTGCATTTTTGCTAGTAGGTTTACTGCCAACCATGCTGGTCACTGGTATGGCTTTTTTTGAGGCGCGTGGCGCATTAAAAACCGAAATTAAACATGATACCCAAACTCGAGCAACCGCTACTGTAGATGAAATTGACCGCATCATGTTCGAACGTTTGCATAATACTGCGTCTTGGAGTCAGTTGGAGATTATGCAAGATGTTCGAATAGATGACCTTGATAAGCGTCTATCAAAGTTTTTAAGTGATTTAAAATACAGTTACCACGATATTTACCATGAGCTTTATGTTGTAGATAACAAAGGTATTGTGATTGCCTCGAGTAATGCCGAGTCGATCGGCAAACAAAGTCCACATTACAGTGATTGGTTAAGCACCAAAATTCAGGGAAATAATATACATATTGCCCCCATTATGCAGGAGCAGCTCAAAATCTCAGCCGATATAAAAGATGCTTTTGATGGCAATAAGCTTGGCACTTTGGTCACTGTTTTTAACTGGAGTCAAATCACTAATATTTTGGAAGGTGCCGTTTCTGGAAGAAGCGGTGCAGCACTTTTAGATGGCAACAACAAAGTATTATCAATGACCACACATTGGTCAGATATTCAAACTAAAGAAAAACTATCCACTTCTTCTAAATCCAAAGGTTATCAGGGTTATAACGGTTTCAAGTGGCACGTAGTGATTGCAGAATATCGTTTAGATGCATTAGCACCCATTCAGCAAATGGCTTATATTTTTATTGGCTTGCTAATTGCCACCATCATTCTAGCTAGCTTAATCGCCTTTCCCGTCGCGACCGCTCTGACTCAACCACTTGTAAAACTCACGGCTTTTGCCAATAATTTTATACGTGAACCTAGCAATGCGTTGCCCCCGAGCACAAGTAACCTAGTTGAGCCTGTAGAAATCACAGCACTTTCAAACGCTTTCAGCAAAATGATTAACGACCTTGAACGCTCCAAAGAGAATCTGACGCGCGCGGCAAAGCTCGCGGTGGTCGGTGAAATGGCAGCCGCTATGAGTCACGAAGTACGCACACCTTTAGGGATTTTGCGCTCATCCGCACAAGTCTTATTACGTGAACCCAATATTAGCGAAGAAGGTCACGAAGTCTGTGGATTCATCATTAGCGAAACCGAGCGTTTAAATAAATTGGTATCCGCATTGATTGACTCAGCTCGACCGAGATTACCTGATTTTAAGCATACTGACCTTGCAGAGCTTGCGCAGCAATGCGTTGCAATGTTACGTATGCAAGCTGAGAATAAAAAAATTGAATTGATTTGTGAAGCTAATGAAAAAGCAATAGCGTTGTGTGACGTAGAACAAATCACACAAGTCTTGTTAAACTTACTACTCAATGCGATCCAAGTATTGCAAGATAATGGCAAAATAATATTGAAAGTAACCAGCTCAATTGACCAAGTATTAATTACCGTTTCAGATAATGGCCCCGGCATTCCAGTTGAGCATCGCAACCAAGTATTTGAGCCATTCTTCAGTAAACGCAGAGGTGGCATTGGCTTAGGCCTGGCAATTGTAAAACAGATCGTGATGGCGAACCATGGCAATATTAGCGTGCATCAAAGTAACTTAGGCGGCGCCGAATTTCGCCTGCAACTACCTGTTGATATAGCGGTATAA
- a CDS encoding radical SAM protein, producing MTLQHTLTVSDHNRDVSGMKYIYPVVSRRAGGVSIGINLNVNNACNWRCVYCQVPNLARGTPPPIELDLLEKELRSFLTYALHGDFMERYVAEGDRHLKDIAFSGNGEPTSAKEFPEVVTLVDKVLKDFNLLGEIGNTKQLNPIKLRLITNGSLMDKQAVLDSVSHLAKCNGEVWFKLDAGTKEGIARVNDVNLNPESHIQRLKKCAAACPTFIQTCMFGLDGEPPTEADVLAYLALISQVKDVVQGVHLYGLARPSYQAEAKRLSRLPEAWLEGVAQRIRQLGLTVYVSP from the coding sequence ATGACTTTACAGCACACACTTACCGTATCTGATCATAACCGTGACGTTAGCGGTATGAAATACATCTATCCTGTAGTCTCCCGTCGCGCTGGCGGCGTTTCAATTGGTATCAACCTTAATGTCAATAATGCTTGTAACTGGCGCTGCGTCTATTGCCAAGTGCCCAATCTCGCGCGAGGTACGCCACCGCCAATTGAGTTAGACCTATTGGAAAAAGAACTCAGGTCTTTTTTGACCTATGCGCTGCATGGCGACTTTATGGAGCGCTACGTTGCTGAAGGCGATAGACATTTGAAAGACATTGCTTTTTCAGGCAATGGCGAACCTACTAGCGCCAAAGAGTTTCCCGAGGTAGTGACATTGGTGGATAAAGTCTTGAAAGATTTTAATTTGCTTGGTGAAATTGGCAATACCAAGCAATTAAATCCTATCAAATTGAGATTGATTACCAATGGTAGTTTGATGGATAAGCAAGCTGTACTTGATAGTGTGAGCCACCTAGCCAAGTGTAATGGTGAGGTTTGGTTTAAGCTTGATGCGGGCACTAAAGAAGGCATTGCAAGAGTTAATGATGTGAACCTCAATCCAGAAAGTCATATTCAGCGGCTTAAAAAGTGCGCGGCAGCGTGCCCAACTTTTATACAAACTTGCATGTTTGGGTTAGATGGTGAGCCTCCAACTGAGGCTGATGTTTTGGCTTACTTAGCGCTAATTAGCCAAGTTAAGGATGTCGTGCAGGGTGTGCATCTTTACGGGCTTGCACGTCCGTCATATCAGGCTGAAGCTAAGCGATTAAGCCGCTTGCCAGAAGCGTGGTTGGAAGGTGTAGCGCAACGCATACGGCAACTTGGTCTTACCGTATACGTCAGCCCATAG
- the ccoP gene encoding cytochrome-c oxidase, cbb3-type subunit III, which translates to MSDFTSGFWPVFITVIALGGILFCVIMLLIASRIKVVTSGVDNTSDHVWDGDLREMNNPLPRWWVGMFILTVIFALFYLAAYPGLGSFAGKLGWTATKQYEQEVAAANKALEPMYAKFAVMKTEDLAKNPEARAIGERIFMNNCAQCHGSDAKGSRGFPNLTDKDWLHGGSPAKIEETITGGRIGMMPPMAAAVGTPEDVKNVANYVLSLSGSIYDSGRAGLGKEKFAACAACHGPEGKGNTDIGSANLTDNIWLHGAGEAAIIKRINEGKVNQMPAWKDKFTPAQIHVLAAYVWGFSNNK; encoded by the coding sequence ATGAGTGATTTTACTAGCGGCTTTTGGCCGGTTTTCATTACAGTGATTGCGCTAGGCGGCATACTTTTCTGCGTAATCATGCTGTTGATTGCAAGCAGAATTAAAGTAGTGACTTCTGGCGTTGACAACACCAGTGATCATGTTTGGGATGGCGATCTTCGTGAAATGAACAACCCACTACCACGCTGGTGGGTTGGGATGTTTATTCTCACCGTAATCTTTGCCTTGTTTTATCTTGCGGCTTATCCTGGTTTAGGCAGCTTCGCAGGTAAATTAGGCTGGACTGCAACGAAACAATACGAGCAAGAAGTTGCAGCAGCAAACAAAGCGCTAGAGCCAATGTACGCCAAATTTGCCGTGATGAAAACCGAAGACCTTGCAAAGAACCCTGAAGCTAGAGCCATTGGCGAGCGTATATTTATGAACAACTGCGCTCAGTGTCATGGTTCAGATGCTAAAGGGAGCCGCGGCTTCCCTAACCTGACTGACAAGGACTGGTTACACGGTGGTAGTCCAGCTAAGATTGAAGAAACCATCACTGGTGGCCGTATCGGTATGATGCCTCCAATGGCAGCAGCTGTAGGTACGCCAGAGGACGTTAAAAACGTTGCTAACTATGTACTCAGCCTATCTGGCAGCATTTACGACTCTGGTCGCGCAGGATTAGGTAAAGAGAAGTTTGCCGCTTGTGCAGCTTGTCATGGCCCTGAAGGTAAAGGTAACACAGACATTGGGTCAGCTAACCTAACAGACAACATTTGGTTACATGGTGCAGGTGAAGCCGCCATTATCAAACGTATCAACGAAGGTAAAGTCAACCAAATGCCAGCGTGGAAAGATAAATTCACACCAGCGCAGATTCATGTTTTAGCGGCGTATGTTTGGGGTTTCTCAAACAATAAATAA
- the ccoN gene encoding cytochrome-c oxidase, cbb3-type subunit I, translating into MQDLKTQAITYEDGVIRQFSIMAVVWGVVGMLVGVIIASQLVWPELNLGLPWTSFGRLRPLHTNAVIFAFGGCTLFATSYYVVQRTCQTKLFMPKLASFTFWGWQLVIVAAAISLPLGYTQGKEYAELEWPIDILIAIVWVSYAIVFFGTIGTRKVKHIYVANWFFGAFILTVALLHIVNSAAIPAGFMKSYSAYAGVQDAMVQWWYGHNAVGFFLTAGFLGIMYYFVPKQAERPVYSYSLSIVHFWALIFTYMWAGPHHLHYTALPDWTQSLGMAFSLILLAPSWGGMINGMMTMSGAWHKLRTDPILRFLIVSLSFYGMSTFEGPMMAIKTVNSLSHYTDWTVGHVHSGALGWVGLVSMGALYYMVPRLFGQKQMYSIKAIELHFWLATIGIVLYISSLWISGVMEGLMWRAINTDGTLTYTFVESVKAKHPYYMIRALGGLLYLSGMTIMLWNVIKTATSGKAAVVNIPAVTAHA; encoded by the coding sequence ATGCAAGACCTTAAAACTCAAGCAATTACGTATGAAGATGGCGTCATACGGCAATTTTCAATCATGGCCGTAGTTTGGGGTGTGGTCGGCATGTTGGTGGGCGTGATTATCGCCTCACAGCTTGTCTGGCCAGAACTTAATCTAGGCTTACCTTGGACTAGTTTTGGGCGTTTACGTCCACTACATACCAACGCGGTCATTTTCGCATTTGGCGGATGTACATTGTTTGCCACTTCTTACTATGTAGTACAACGTACCTGCCAAACTAAGCTGTTTATGCCTAAGTTAGCTTCTTTTACATTCTGGGGCTGGCAATTAGTAATTGTAGCCGCGGCGATTTCCCTGCCTTTGGGTTACACGCAAGGTAAAGAATACGCTGAACTAGAATGGCCTATCGACATTTTGATTGCTATCGTTTGGGTGTCTTACGCGATTGTGTTCTTTGGTACGATTGGTACACGTAAAGTAAAACATATTTATGTGGCTAACTGGTTCTTCGGTGCATTTATTCTGACAGTTGCTTTGCTACACATTGTAAACAGTGCGGCAATTCCAGCTGGTTTTATGAAATCTTACTCAGCATACGCTGGTGTGCAAGATGCGATGGTGCAATGGTGGTACGGTCACAATGCGGTTGGTTTCTTCCTTACAGCGGGTTTCTTAGGCATCATGTATTACTTCGTGCCTAAACAAGCTGAACGTCCTGTGTACTCATATAGCTTGTCTATCGTGCATTTCTGGGCATTGATTTTCACTTACATGTGGGCGGGTCCTCACCACTTGCATTACACAGCATTACCTGACTGGACTCAATCTCTAGGCATGGCATTCTCTTTGATTCTGTTAGCGCCAAGCTGGGGCGGTATGATTAACGGTATGATGACAATGTCTGGCGCATGGCACAAATTGCGTACAGACCCTATCTTACGCTTCCTGATCGTTTCATTATCTTTCTACGGTATGAGTACCTTCGAAGGTCCAATGATGGCGATTAAAACAGTTAACTCACTTTCACACTACACAGACTGGACAGTTGGTCATGTTCACTCAGGCGCATTAGGCTGGGTTGGTCTAGTTTCAATGGGTGCTTTGTACTACATGGTTCCACGTTTATTCGGTCAAAAACAAATGTACAGCATCAAAGCAATTGAGCTGCATTTCTGGTTGGCTACTATCGGCATTGTGCTTTACATCTCATCACTATGGATCTCTGGTGTGATGGAAGGCTTAATGTGGCGTGCGATTAACACTGATGGCACATTGACCTACACATTCGTGGAAAGCGTAAAAGCTAAACATCCGTACTACATGATTCGTGCGCTGGGTGGTTTGCTCTATCTTAGCGGTATGACGATTATGTTGTGGAATGTCATTAAGACGGCAACAAGTGGTAAAGCTGCTGTTGTCAACATTCCAGCTGTTACTGCTCACGCTTAA